The Centroberyx gerrardi isolate f3 chromosome 13, fCenGer3.hap1.cur.20231027, whole genome shotgun sequence genome contains the following window.
tgaaaacaactgcaGATCTCTCAGAATCTAGATCTGCTTTACTGCTGATTTCTCATCGGAAAAACAGCACACCAAGAAATCACAGCATTTCTAACACCTCTAAATCTGAAAATGATTTGCTACATGTAACTGTATTCTAGACCTTTTAAAACTTTGAGTCTAGATAACAtgattcaagacattttaagactttgtcAGGACCAGCAGACACcctgtgtttgcttgtgtatgtctttgtaacgtgtgtgcatgtttccaGTGCTTATACAACACAATGCCCAgtcacttttcttctttttagcGTCCCAGTCCAGTGcgtccgtgcgtgtgtgtgtcctactaTGTGACGGTGTAGAGCTCGTCCTTGCTGCTCTGACACAGTGTGTATCCGCAAACCCTGggtctccagctccagctccagcccctGGTCCAGCCCCACGCCTCCCTGTTCTTCTCCTTGGGCGGCAGCAGGAACACCACGCTGCTGGCCACCAGGACGTGCCACAGCGAGTGCGTGTAGTAGTAGTTGTCCTCCGTCTCGgcaaaaatgtacacacacaccccgatcAGGGCGCAGCTTATCCCGGGGATCAGGTAGAGGACCCAGCGTTTCCAGGAGGGCGGGTAGCACTGCCGCCGCCGCACGCCTCGGTACACCTGCGCACAAGAGAGACGAGGCTTCAGGAAGGACACTATCCTCTGTTTCTCATATCCTAGATGTGGTTTGTTAGCGCACTCCCGACCTCTAACAAATCCATTTTTTAACCCTCACGGTCGAGTTTCTCTGACCCCAGCTGTGAAGTTTAAACCTAAGAAACAACGCTTCTTAGGTTACCAGTTACCTCTCGTTGCCATTTTAAACCGCCAGCGTGGAAAGTTGCgtagtgtagctttaacaaCACAAAATGTGCAGCAGATACACTATAGAATAGTAGTGAATCCCTGCATGATCGTGGCATGTGTCTTACCCAGGCAGTGACCATGGCCAGTACTGCACAGAGGATGGGGCCCAGCATGTTCCACAGGCCTCTGCGGTCCAGCTGCATCGACATGGCTATCAGCAGAGCACCGAGCATGAACagagtctacacacacacacacacacaaagagatatagcaacacagacaaagagacCAATTTAATGGCCTTGCGCAAACAACAGTAACATTAAATGTTCATTTGTACTTTAAATAGCATGTTAAGCCTAAGTGGTGTGTGACAATATTATTAGTAAGTCGGTGTCTTACGTATTTGAGTGTGTCTCTGACGCGGGCCATGCACAGGATGGTGACCCAGATAGAAGAGACTGAACCCAGAAAGTCACAGTACTGTAGGGTATCGTAGTCCATTATACAAAGCACTGCTACGCCCGGCTGGTCACACGCATGGTAGAACTGCAAatatggaacacacacacacaaagatcatCTGTTTGAAAAGATGAATCACTCAACTCAGTGTAAGTCAGTTAAATaagcaagcatgtgtgtgtgtgtgtgtgtgtgttaccgtgGAGAAGAACATGGTGAAGAGGTAGACGGAGGCCTCGGTGATGTAGCAGCGTCTGACGGCCACCACGATGGGAGGCAGGAAGAGCAGGTTACTGAGCGTGAGCAGCAGAGCCGCCGTCACCTGGCGACCGTACGTCAGGGCCGCCGAGCCATCGGTGCAGCCCCACCCACTCCagcctgcgcacacacacacacatacacaaatgaagGTGTGacagagtgaatgaatgaatcaacgCGGAGACCATATTATAGAAAATTAATTTCATGTACAAATAAAGATATTTAAGAATTTACAAGACAGCACTGTCAAAATGTGTCTATCTACTGTCCTACAATCAGGATCCAGTGTTATAACTGCGTGAgactttgtttttcaaattcattcaagaaaaaaaaatgtcatgaagTACCCCATGATTACCCTGATACATTCATACCAAATTAATAATACAGGAGCTTTTAATCTGAGGACAGAAAATATATTAAAGCAGTATTCTTTCTGACAGACAACACTGGGTTCACATAGGGTTCTTACAaattttgcatttcaaaatggtGTTAGTATGTAATAGTGTTAGTAGCTGGGTAAAATCTGTCAACTATGCTACATCAGTCCATAGTTAAAGAGATTACTCTTCACAATAATACATGTCAGATGACAGTGACTTTACAActtaaatgtgtaatatataaACTGTATATTGGGATAgaacaacaatattttttcagacttttccaGACTTGATTGTGTAATTTTCACACTTTTCAAGATCTGGAAActaattttccatattttttcctGACAACTGCAAACTCTTATCAAGAAAAAGAGTTTTAATATTGAGAAGTTTTTAGAGTGAGCTGgcgtttagggttaggttacaGTTAGAGATAGGCATTAGGGAATTAATGTAAGTCAAAGGAAAGTCCTCACACGTATAGTAGTATctatgtgtgcctgtatgtgtgtgtgtgtgtttgtttcatacCAGCCTTGCAGACACAGGCAGCGTAGAGGTAGCTGTAGGATCTCAGTAGTCTACATTCACCGTATATTCCACAGTCTTCCACACAGGCACTGATATACACCTCCGGTACCACAGACACCACCGACGCATTACCACAGTCACTGCTGTaggacacaccacacacataaacacataaacacacaaaaataagtAATAGGAAACAGCAAAGAAGATGGAACATGAAcaagaaaattgaatataaaCAATTGGGGTtgactgaaaaactgaaaacagcagatatgtgaatttacaacaATATACATGATGTGCATATGTGCGTCGTGTTTACATTAACAAGTCTACAGAAGGCCACACATATGTACAGACAGTGTCTTCATGTGTAAACATTGCATTGGAAAAACATGCATTACTGTCTGTTCACAGTATCGGTATTATAATCTGAGCATGGAAAGAGGTAGCATAGGTACATGGTGTCATAGGTGCAGAAAATGTATAAAAGAATATATGTAGCAGTACCACAGAGAGGTTgcttctccctttttctcaggatatatatacaaatacatgtgtacgtgtgtgtgcgtgtgtgttaccTGTTGCAGGTGAGCTGTAGAGTGAGGTACCATGTTGCTGACTGAGGGAAAGGCAGCCTGACCACAACCTTAGGGACGCTGGTGTTCACACGAACACTATAACCTAAGAACAAAgctaaaagcacacacacacacacacacacacgatgagTGTCTCCAAATATTTGACATGACGCAAAGTGATGTGCACACTTTTGTTGTGCATTGTTGTGAACCAATGAACCAATAAAGACATCAGTGCAGTCAGGTTCCAAGAAAGAACTATGTGCATACTGTACAGAAAACagacatatttatttttattgcactATATTATGATATTGACAAGCTTATCAGCTGATGTCTATCCATATGTTGTGGTGATTTATTATGCATTTctattgtatatttttattataaatcCTGTATGCAAACCAAATTTCACGCTACAAGACAAAgttttgaactgaattgactGTTTCTACTGATGTATATGATTCACAACAAATCACGCTGAGCCAATTGTTTCTATTTATTATACCACACATAAATTCCTTGATGTGGATGTGAATAGATGATTCCAATTATATGAGCTACCTGTGCGGCAGGGTTGAGAATGGTTGAGGCCGAGGACTGGAGCCCAGGGAGTGAGACAGGCCACcacactgctgctgttcccCAGGGTTACAttagtctacacacacacacacacacacacacacacacacatagagcatGTTGTTGGGGATCAAAGTAAACCAGCACAAAATTACAACTCtgtgtcatgtgtgtttgtatgtaatTGAGTGTTACTCACAGTGTTGAGGGTGAGCTGTAGGTTGAGTGTGCCACCgctggcgtgtgtgtgcagggggtaGCTGAGcagggtggggtgtgtgtgtgtaacgctGACGTTGGGTCCGTTGACGGGGGTGAAGCGGAGCGACAGGACATCCAGCTCCTCACAGAGCACGGGgacactccacacacaccccGGCGCCAACAAAGACGATGACAATGATGCTGATGTGTTGAAGGCAGCTGCCTCTGTAACCACTGAGCTGTTTCCTGCCAACGTGGAGTTGCTGTCGCTGCTGTTGCCACGGAGCTTACTGATGTCATCATCTCCTTTAAGGCCTACACTCTTTGGCTTGCAGCCCactgaaacagacacacacacacagtataaaatCTATTAGAAGAAgcattacacacacagttagaGTGTTAGAGCAGAGGGAAAACGTGTGAAAGCTAATGTTagaggtgtgtgcatgtggccATGTGTTTCACCTGTGTAGTTTGAGGTGATGCTGAAGGTCACAGTATGGTTGTCATGGCTGCTCTCCACGACGACTCGTATCCAGGTGTCCCAGGGTGGGGTGGAGAGAGTCGCAGAGCAGCCAGCGCCTGAGCAGTTCACCGTTACTGGGCCTTCCCGCAGAGAGGAGGAGCCGAGCTTCAGGACCAGTGAACAGTTCCCACTCTCTGGTCCCTCCCCCCACGAGCAGTCGGCCACGGACACGGAGAGCGAAGAGGCAAACTCTGGAACAAACAACctagacacacatagacacaaatacatttaatgGTCTTGTATAAACATATATGAATGCCCACCAAGTAATGATTCAAGCTGATAACATACGAAAACACAAAAGGTGTGGCCCCACCTCTTGAAAACATacgcaaacacacccacacacacacttcttactTTAGGCGTGCAGGTCTGTCTGGGGCTGCGGTCTGTGGGAGGGATGTGGCCTGCTGGAGAATCGGTGTGTCCACCGCTCTCCTGATTGACAGCTGAGGCTGGAAGAAGTAGGAGCAGGACGGAAACCCCTGtgtcagagagcagagagtgagagtgagtgagagacaaagagggagagagagagagagagagagagagagagagagagagagagacattgtcTCCATATTGTAATCTCACGTCTTGTTAGACGAGAGGTACAAAAATGACTTATTTTGATAAAATAAGCACGATATGATTGACCATCTCCCCAACCCACAAAAACTTCCCTACGTTGTAAGTAAATTCATTGTGTGATATTAGATGCAAAACTGCTGTCACATACAGGGAAATAGATCGCTGAATGAAGACCATTATACAGTATGCCAATAAAGCAtccattgaattgaactgaactgaactggattgaactgaactgaattaaattcaaatgaattcaactgaattgagagagaaagaaagagagagagagagagaaggtcatGTTATCTGATGCATATATTACCACGTTCTAACActcctctcttgctttctttcaaGGCCAGCCTTTGGTAAACAACAAAGACATGCCAGCAACGATGCCAAGAAATGAACAGAGAACCAGGAAAGATAAGAACCAGAGGAATGTGGTTTAGCAACTTTATATAAACAACAAACAGCCTACCACTAATCCAGTGGAACAGGTTGGGGTGAATTGCAGATTTAGGACAAATGTGGAAATAGACTACTGACACGATATCTTGGCCATTCAAAGCAAAATAATATTCTTTTTTCAAACAAATTGGATGGGCAAGCAGATAGTGTAGCCACTATTTGCAAGCCACACAAAACTGAAATGACTAGTGTCAAACCTTTCCTCAAAACAGTCTTTAAACACAGTAGTAATCAGCATGgaaactgcagcaactttaccTTGAGTTATAAACACAGAGGGATCAAAAGCCTTGGAAATGTTCCAACAGTAGAAAGGTAACAAGCAAGCATACAGCTTCATACAAACCTTCTGCTCTATGCGCCCGTCATCTCGAGGCAAGTGGGCAGCAAGGTACCAGTCTCCGGGCGCAGGGTTGGAGAGGTTAAAGGTGGTGGAGCTGTGTGATGTCACCGGcaggctcagagagagagcggggctCCACAGCGTTGCATTGGGAAACACCAAACCTACCGGGTTTATAACCGGGGGGGCACCCCACCGAATATGActggaaaagagagacaggaagaattaaaagaaaaaacattacagAGAGATATTGGGTGTACTCTGTGGCTGCGAGTTCATTAACAGCCAACTCTAATTTGATGCAAAGAGGCATCAAAGAAAGCGGGGGAGGATTTTGCAAAAGAATTGGTGCAGGACAGGATATGAAGAAATAAGGAAGAGTGGAAAGAGGTAGTGAAGAGAGAGTCAATCCAGAAGGTAGCTTGATTTGAAAtagctgaagaagaaaaaggagagaaggcagGCAGATGCTACCATGGTGCAGTAGCTTACATGGTGACGTTGTGCTGTCCACAGTGGAAACCGTGGCCCCTGGTTACAGAAAACAGCCAGCGAGCAACCGCAGCATCCTCTGGAATATGGAACTTCTGCAGCCTCACGTTGCCATACCAACCATATCTTGACAACTTCTGAGCAGGTTTGGATGACAGCTGTGATACAAAGGTCACCTGTCCATCTGAAAATCATATGCACAAACATAATCTGTATAATCCTTCT
Protein-coding sequences here:
- the pgap6 gene encoding post-GPI attachment to proteins factor 6, coding for MEVYFLRCLLFVALTAGTLGDDGQVTFVSQLSSKPAQKLSRYGWYGNVRLQKFHIPEDAAVARWLFSVTRGHGFHCGQHNVTIHIRWGAPPVINPVGLVFPNATLWSPALSLSLPVTSHSSTTFNLSNPAPGDWYLAAHLPRDDGRIEQKGFPSCSYFFQPQLSIRRAVDTPILQQATSLPQTAAPDRPARLKLFVPEFASSLSVSVADCSWGEGPESGNCSLVLKLGSSSLREGPVTVNCSGAGCSATLSTPPWDTWIRVVVESSHDNHTVTFSITSNYTVGCKPKSVGLKGDDDISKLRGNSSDSNSTLAGNSSVVTEAAAFNTSASLSSSLLAPGCVWSVPVLCEELDVLSLRFTPVNGPNVSVTHTHPTLLSYPLHTHASGGTLNLQLTLNTTNVTLGNSSSVVACLTPWAPVLGLNHSQPCRTALFLGYSVRVNTSVPKVVVRLPFPQSATWYLTLQLTCNSSDCGNASVVSVVPEVYISACVEDCGIYGECRLLRSYSYLYAACVCKAGWSGWGCTDGSAALTYGRQVTAALLLTLSNLLFLPPIVVAVRRCYITEASVYLFTMFFSTFYHACDQPGVAVLCIMDYDTLQYCDFLGSVSSIWVTILCMARVRDTLKYTLFMLGALLIAMSMQLDRRGLWNMLGPILCAVLAMVTAWVYRGVRRRQCYPPSWKRWVLYLIPGISCALIGVCVYIFAETEDNYYYTHSLWHVLVASSVVFLLPPKEKNREAWGWTRGWSWSWRPRVCGYTLCQSSKDELYTVT